Part of the Megalopta genalis isolate 19385.01 chromosome 6, iyMegGena1_principal, whole genome shotgun sequence genome, GTAAAGTTCCTAGTAATCGGTGTTCGTGTCGAAAATACGTAACGTCCGCTAATTGTATGTGTACCGCCGGTAAATCTATAATGGAAATCTTCAACGAGGATCGAAGATCTGACGCGATTCGCCTGCAACTCCACagtattcttttttttatacaaaCCTAGAGGCATACTTAGATGAAATATCAATGCAATCGAACACTGTGATCGATGCTTGTGACTGTGACAGATCGAGTAGCTCGTAACGCGTGCTAAATGTATGTGCGTGTATAtgcgtgtgtgtgcgtgtgccaAGAGATTACCGACTATAGTTTGGATGTTTCATTGAAGCCCAAGAACGTTTCATAAAACGTCTTTATCTCACATCTCATTTTCACGTATTTATAAAACATATTCAATACACGAATTTCAAAACATTCTCATACAATGGACAGGAAGATAGAAATGCAACGCAGAGAGGATAGTATAAAAATCTTGTTGAATTCGCTTCGGTTGAATACCAAAAGCTTACATAATCATAATATCGTAAATACTGTTATCACTGAATAAATGCATAGAGAATATGCTCACTAGCGAATCATCAGAGTCAATCCAGGGATATAATCACCAATGTTCGAAATGACAGAGGTCTTTATACCTGAAACGTAAAAGAACCTCAAAAGAAGCTCACCACgagcacaatttagcttctaattataGTCCCATATGAATGTAAGGAATAAACTGTTACTGAGTTAAATTCTTCGAACATGACGATTGTTATGACTATAACAGTCTATGCGCAAAATATTAAATGAAGTTCAATAATATTGTACTATTAAGTTGTAGAATTGAAAGCTAGCAGCGTCAATACATTTATTTTGTCTGTGTGTATCTTGCGAGGAGCTATCGTATAGAAAAAGTACAAGCCTTTTACTTACCGGAAGAGGATTATTCAGGAGAAGGAGGCGTTAAGTAACACTCCGGTATTGTCGATAATGTCTGCCTCGATTCCAATTGTTGTACCTGAAAGAAGAGAGTCGCATGAATTTTGTTACATTGTTCCTTAAGCTGCGTTCGTGTTTTGATCCGTTTTTAGCGCATATTTACACGTTGCCGAAGAGTTTTTTCGTTAATGGCTGCTCTTGATAATAAATGTTTCACTTTGTCTAGAAGCTCCGACTTATGGCTCAATTGCTCCTTCAACACCTTTAACTCTCCATTCTCGTCCTCCTTTTGTATGGTTTGCAACGCGACTAATCTTTGCTCAGCCAGCTGCAAATCCGTTTCCAGCGCAACCACGCGCTTCTGCGCTTCCTCATATTGCTCTTGTAATAGACTATCGGTATGTCTACCGGATAATTTCCCCTAAAAACGAACAAAATGGTGACTTTTGTGAAGACAAACATTTTATGACACTATCCAACATGTATTGGATTATCAGATATGTTTTAAGCTTTTGTATTGTGTTTTAATCTTAAAACATTTGGAAGTAAAAAGGAAGGATCAATTGGAGTTTATAGCACAATTGATCAACACTAATTCTGCATTTCTCTAATTTTTTAGGTAAACTAAAAAATGTCCGAAAAAGTTCCAAAACGATTAAAATTGAAACTTGAATATTTGTTCAAAGTTAAAATATAACAACATACAGAAAAAGTTTAAATCTGTTGAATAGTGTAGATTGTAGATAATGAATTATGCAATGTAGCAGTGTCTCTCTATTAGCCTTGTTAACACCCATTAGTCACGCTTCTAAATAAAGAAACATAAATGGAGTAACTTACAGTCGGtgtaaaaaaaattaacgaCCGCTTAATTTTTTAAGAACATTTTGTACCTAAGTTCTACTGATTCAGTAATTCAATTTAGTAATCCGATTCAGTCAATCCAATTACGTTTTCATAACTCTAACTATGTCACTCTATTGataatattacaaaattgtTACAATCCTAGCAGAATTGCATCTTTCCTTAATTTACTGCTAGACTAAAATGAAAACAAGTAATATTTAGTGTGGCATTCactttattttcaattcttaCGAAAACCTTAGTACAAGAAACTAAAAGAACTAGATAAGAAACTTCAATTAGAAAAATTAAAGTTTATATCTTCAAGATCTTGGACAACGACTAATCAATCAATAATGCTTGTTAGTTTGGCTCAAAAGCAAAGCTTCATTGGTGAAACAATAGAAACTATTAACAATCCTGTGCCGATAGAAACTCATTAAAAATTTCGAATCGCGGActgttagagagacattactaaaCTAATATTATCTTCATGCCTGAGGTATGACGTGATTCTTTTTCGAACCCATCCTGAGACGCTTATTTTCCATCTGtaatttttcaataattcttttcaaagtaaaaattgttttcTCCATTTCTATATTCGACTTCTTCGCACTGTACTCTTGTAACTCTTTATCTGATAATCTAGGCGACGAATCCGACGATTTTTCTACTTTCAAAAGCTTTATATAtctaaatagaaaaaaaaggatttttaaataaaatacataattatcttaattgtatatgtatatcatCTCCGAAACCTACTTCTCCAAATGTTCCACTTTTTCTCGCAACTTTGGCGCATCAGCGTTCATTTTTTCCACTTCGAGTCGAAGCTCGAAATTCTCACTCTCTAAAGTCAGATTCATTTTCTCAAGAATCTCCTTGGTCATTTCTAGTTTTTCTAATTGCGCCGTGACGCAATTACTGCCCTGTGGTACACatacaaatataaattgctAAACTATAAATGTTCTTAATAGGTGGAGCCAAAAACGACATGCATATTCGGGATAAACAATTTTCattgttcaattatttcctTATTTAATTTGATATCGTATATTTCAACTGTTCTATATGTTCAAATATAGTTGTTCTTCTCTATTGTCTATTTATTTTCATGATGAAATCAATAAgaaaaatttttatataatgttGAACTAATCCGAGATTTGCCCTTCAATCTTACAAAAGTAACCAAAAGTACCaatcaattaaattatttaaattatttatcaaACCGCAATTTACAATGAATTTCATTCGATCACCGTAACTGcataaaaattatgtacacttCGTACTTATACGTAAGCAATCATAATTGAATACCAGAAcagagaaaaattattttaaatacatATTTTAAAGCCTTAATCAATTTTCAATTCTAGTGTAGAAAAATACACCGTCATTCCAACAAACCTGAGAGATAATTTCTAAAGCAGCGATACGTCTCTTTTGTTCATCGATTTTCAATAATAACTTCTCACTATCCTCGTTCTCTAATCTATCAGTTAATTCCTTAATCCGATCGCGAAGAACATGGCATTCATTTTGAAGTTGCTCCATAACGTTCTGTTGCGTTATTGGCACAGATCTAGCGGATAAACCACCGGCTATCACTCCGTTTTCCATTTTCAGTTTTCTCTTTAAGTACCATTTCTCCCTTTCCATACACGTCACCACCAATCGGAGTTTATCATAACTGGAAAGTAATTTCGTATGCTCCTCGGTTTTCTCTTTGAGTTTCTGTTTTAACTTTTCAGCGGTTTGTTGCCATTTCTTCTGCTTCTCCCATAACAGAAGTTCTTCCGCGGTCTACACGAAAGAATACTACCTTTACTTTACTTAATCATCGcaaaaaaaatatttacacTAAAATTTCGCATATACCTTAGTCTTTTTCGCCTCCTGTGCTAAATACTCGCGATCCAATTGAGCTCGCGCTTTCTCTAAATCTGACTCCAAAAGTTTTACTTTATGTTCGAGCTGTGTTTCCCGTTGGAAAACTTTTCTTTCTTGTGCTTTTACTGCCATGTATCTGAGGTGAGAATTCACTAAACTTACTCGATATGTTACCTACTAGAATCTTGTTAATAGAATTCCCAGTGATTGTATTGTAAAAAAAACAAAACgtaaatattttgttaaattataATCTCAAAAGAAATCACATTACATCTGCAGGACCTTGACTACTTACACCGTTCAAATTacgtataaaatatttttgcgtTTGCATGATCAGGAAAGTGAACTTTGTATAAGAACTATTATATATGATTTTATACCAGATTTTACATGAGCTTGAAGTCAAACATTCAGACTATTATTTAAACTGTTATTTATAGGTAGAGTTTGAAGATTAGTACAGTTAATGTACAAGCCGATAGctacaatgaaaaaatgagttaAGATTGCCTTAAAATAAAAAGATAGATAATGATTTTTATCAGAATTAATatgtacaaattaaaaaatgctcCGATTACATAAAATATCGCTAAGCAAACCGAGAAAAATAAAGTGCATGGACTTCGGCTAACCAGCTATAGTGTTAATAAatgtatagtaatatataaataatttcgtgcgTACTTTTCTGAATTGAAAACTTATGTATTTGCTTACTAGAGAGAAATACCTGCGGCTAAGCTGATGCTTTAAATCAGAAATTTCCTGCTTGTAGGTTTTCTCTTTTTCCAGTAACGACTGCAATTGTTTGCGTACCGCATCTACAGGTTGAGGTTGATCCCGAGTCTGTGTAACTTCGTTCACCTTTGATTCTGTTTCTCGCTGCGTTACTGCTCGCTGCGACCTAGTCTCCATTAGCTCAACCTCATTCTTTGCAGAAACATAATGAAGCAtgttcaaatatttattttcactgAGTTTCACTAGCTTTTTACGACTGGTAACTATAGCCAACCAACATTGATCTATCGGAATAAAGGTAAGGATTGCTAATATGGAACACCTGATTTCAAAAGATTGTCAAAAGTAGAATACCTTTTTCTTCCTTGAGGGAAGCTACAACCTTGAAATACCTACGTGATATTTAACTcttgaaattttaaataatattttaatattaattatcggAAAACCTATATACCAAGTTGACTTTAGAATTCGATACTTCTTTCTCGAGATATTACGATGTTCCATATTACCTGCATTTATCCAAATAGTATCAGTGACCATAGTCATCCATCAAAATTTTTCATTCACTAACAATAATGGTTGGCTTTACACAATTATCTACCTATTTCGTGGCAATATCTACAGTACCTGAAGCTGTTGACAAGTGAGGCCGAGCTCGTTAATTTTGTCATCTTTTTCTTGCAATTCCTTCATTAAAGAAATATTCCCTTTCGCCACTAACATGCGATTTTCAGACAATTGTTTGCGCAATGTGCATGCCTCTGATTGCCATTTTTTCAGTTCCCCGCGATAACTTTCTAGTTCACTTTTATGTTGCTCTTCAAGTCTGGTGACATGTAGCTACACTTAAATATACATTGAGACGTCAAGAAATCATGGAATTGAGTTGGGCAAAGCAACGTTTCCATTTGAATGTTAAAACAAGCTACTGTACTTAATTTGTAGAATTTGttacatattatattgtaaaatgTACTCTTTTAAAAGTAAAAAAGCAACGCAGAAGAATATGGAAGAAAGTCCTGCACTTGTTAAATAACTTGTATAGAAAACCAAAAATATATTTGATCACATTTTATTTTCATGTGTAATGtcttcaaattttattattaattatttataaaaagaaattacaCTAAAATACTATACTACAATATTGCCATTAGAACGTAAAACATATATATactgaataaaaaaaaacatattttttcaattttaacacTTAGAGTACTTTCTACAAAGTGACTTCAATTATGTTTTTATTTGCAGAAGATTTAATGAACATTCATAAATATTTCTTATACATTTAGTAAGTAGGACTGTGACTTTACTTGTCTCGATACTCAACTCCCAGCACCATCTGAAATCCCGATGATTCTACAAAATAACAACTTACCTTTCTCTCATGCGATCCATGTGCTTCAGTCTTTCCTCAGCCAATAAATGCCATCGATCACTTAACTCCCTCGTGATATTTAGATCCGCTTCGAGAGTCGAAACTGTCTCATTCAACCGTGCAATCTCCTCTGTTTGCTTGATGCTGTTCTTAACATCAACTCTTGTCGCAGCTTCTTTTACTTTATCGTTTAAATTTTCTGGCTCCGTGATTACGTTTCCTTGTTGTGTTGTAACCTTCTGAGCTTCTACCTGCATGGACTGAACACGACAATGTAAGCTTCTAATTTCCTCTTGCAAGCGGGCAGCAGCTTTACTATGCTCGTCTCTGTCCTCTTTTAGAAGACTTTGGTATCTGGCTATAGTTTCCTCTTTCTGTTCTACTAATTGCTGCAAACTATTTATGGTTGACTTTAAAGCTAGCTTGCTACTACTCTCAGTACCTAACAGCTGCGACTGGGGAGCCAACTTGTATTCTTCCAGAAGCTTCTCTTTCTGTTTCAATTGCAAATCCTTATTTTCTATTGTCGTGTTCAACGCTTCTACCTTGGCACGACACTCAGCTATCTCTAATTCATATTTAACTAACGTCGCAGATCGCTCAGAGGCTAACTTTAAAGCCTGGTTTAATTGATCACGGAGTAAAGATATTTCTTGATTGTTTCCAAttcttttctcttcttcttttctCATTTTCAAAGAAACTGATATTTCGTCATCTATCATTTGTTCTTTCTGTTTATTCTCCATTTTAAAAGACTCTAACTTTTCTTCTTTGTTTATTTCTGTGTCTTTGCAATTAGTTTCTTCTATCTGATCCAATTTCTTTTCCGTCGACTGTGATTCTTCATTTAAACTAATGTCATTTAATATTGAAGTAGTTTGTACTTCCACTTCGCTGGTATTCTTCTTCTCCAAGCAACAAGTGTATGGATCCGTTTGTATTTCTACTGATTTTGTAGATACCATTGCTTGTACCGTTTCATGTTTGATTGTTGACGATGCAGTATTCGTCCCTATATTTCTTGTATCGATCTTCGATTGCTGATCTTGACTCTTACCCCAAGCTTTCTGGGACTGTATCATCTCGTGCTCCATGGTGGTAATAAGCGACTCATATTCTATAAATTTATTGTTCGCGATTTTCAGCTCATTCTCGAGTTGCGTCATTTTCCGTTGATATTTGAAATCCTAATAAATCACGGTTTAAAATATTGAGAATTATTTGCTTGGGcacaaacaaataatttggaCAAATAGTTTGGATATATGCgaagattttataaatataaataaaacaatagaTTGCAGAAGTTTTGTATAATATCGATTCTTCAATcttctatatatatttttataagaacTAAAAACTTATAtagaaaatttttgttttaCCTTCCATTAATTTATTagtataaataaaaaagttttaagaatatatttcaaaaaaatgtaataaaaataaaataatgtaaatcggATCGAAGATCGTAGAACACACTTCTTAAATTCAAAAAATAAACGTACATTTAAGGTATACTGTGAATATTCTGAAAAACGTTGCATAATATCTTGAACGCTGTTACTTCCAATTTGTTGTTCTAAAATATCTTTCAAGCTCTCAACGATTTGTAAGCGATTTGTAAGCGTTTCTTGTTGTAACTTAGTATCCAAACGATTCTCTTTCGCACTCAGTAATTCAGAATCTATACTCTGACGCTCATCCTTCAATTTAGAAGATAACGAAGTTATTCTATCAAGAGCACTAATTGAAGTACAACCTGCATATTGATTCTGCAGAAACCCTATAACATCTACGTAAGCTCTGGAAgtaaattgtaattattatcctgtgaattttatttttgaaattttatatataacaatGAATCCTCCTAAGCGATTAGAAAGCAAATCTTTGAATTGAACCATATTTTCATAAGGCGTTTTGCTGTCTTTAAACATTATTAACACATACttaaatgtttaaaatgttGTAAGAGCAGAAAAATGCTTAAAGTTGTAAATTGggcattattttaaaaattaaatttctccAAAAACTGATGGTGTTGGAGAAAACTGACATTCGAACTTGTGTATCAATAGAAATTGCCTACTAGTTATCAAAACGACTGTCTTTTTTTAAAAAGATGAAATTTGTTAAGTAACGTAATTAAGATCTTCGGGGTAATTTGCTATTTTGAATTATATTGCAACTCTAAAATACAAGTTTTTTCATCTCCAATTTACTGTTCTATAACATCAATTTGATTAGAATGTGATGAAACATCGCTTAGGGGAATTTAAAATTTGTAAAACTAACGTCACCTGCATCGATTTTCACATTGTTTCCGACAATCTTGAACATAACTGCGTAATCCTTCGCACGTTACCCTGGACTTGTCCAATTCCTCCTGTAAGTACGAGACTTTTTTCTCAAGTTGTACTTTTCGCGCGTTCAGTTCCATTTCTGATATATTTTTACTTGACAATTCAAAGTTCAGCCTCGATATCGTAGCTTTGTCTTCGCTGATAGCTTGCAAGTCGAGAATCTGATGTCGTAGATTATCCAACTCCAGCGTTTTCATCGAGTTGAGCGAATACTGCTTTTCAGCCTCATCCTGAGAAATCTGTAACAACTTCTTTAAATTCTCGATCTCTAGTTTCAGCTCTTCATTATTATCCTCCAATTCCTTAATTTTATTATCGTCAAGTGTATCAAACTTCTCAAAAGACATTTCCTTGGTAAGCCTCTTGTGGAGAATAATTAATTCCTCTTGCAATTCAGTCTTTGCTGCGAGCACGTCTTTAATATTTCCCTCGCATTTCGAAAATTGAACTTGCAATATTTCATGCAGATTAGTTATATGATCAGCGCGTTGTTTTTCTAAGAGTTCATTCGTGTTAGCTTCCTTCAACTGACGCACTAAATCCTCTTCAGTTCCATAAACAATCTCTTTCTTCATAAGATTGACGATCTGATTTTTTTGCTGTTTCACCAGCTCTAACTCATTTTTTAACGCCTGCACTTCCTTTTCATTTTGCAACACAATATTGTTTTCTAATAAATTTCGAATTCGTATACTCAATTCCTGGTGCTTTTCTTTCAGCTCATTGTAGGTGGTTTTACTCACAGAGTTGAACAAATTACTTCGCAAAGTTGAAATCTCACGCTGTAAGGTTTTATTGTGTTTATTCGTATCGGCGAGTGATTTTCTTAAGTTAGTCTCGTTCTTTATTGTTTCCTTTTGCTCCTGATAGCCTTTCATGATCTCATTGTTCAACAACTGCTGAAGAACATCATTCTTCCTGTTCGCGATAAGCATCTCGCCAGCAATTTCAACATACTCCTTAGTTTTAGTTGCAAAACCTTTACGAAGTTCATCATCGTCCTCCTCAAAAATTTTCATACTGCGCTCATAAACTTCGAGCTGCATTTTCAACTTGTCGATCTCATTTATCAATTTGTCGTTTTCCTGCATTAACGAATCCTTTTGTCTATCCCACTCATCTGTCTCATTTTCATAAGCTTCTTGCAATTTCTTCATCTCGGTTAGATACATCGCTATCTTGTCGTTATCCGATTCTTCGGCGTATATTGTTTCTATATTCGTGTCTTTGTTCAAGGCTAATGTTTGGAGTATGTGATCCTTCCTTTGCAGTTCTTTCCTGTAATTAGTGTAATCCTTTGATTCTAACCACTCCGTTAATGTATTTACACTACATACACCACTGATTTTTTTATATAAGACATTAATAACCCTATGGATCTGACATTCATTCTAATACAAAGTAGTTCTATGCTTTTAACTCAATGGTACTGCAGTACTAAACAGCAATACAAAATCAAAATTAAGACATTTGCTAAACTATTAGTTTTTAAACACAAATATCGCTTCAGAGCGGCAATTGATACGATAAAGAAATGTTTTTCTGATGACCATATTTTTCTTAACTCCTCCAAAGGTAAGTTAAAAGTCAACATATTATATATGGTTGATTATTTCACTTTCACGTGGCCATGTTTTCTTTTAATATTCTACGTTATCTTTAATCATAAATATTTAAGGTGCTCACGATAGATGGAACACCAGACACATCGCTGAATACAATTAGAAACTACCAGATAAAAGATAAGATcacttttattaaaatatttaataaaaaatgttttatatatgTACCTCAATAATTTTAGTTGTCCTCTCAACTCTGTATTTGTACCCTGTACAACGTTTAGATGTTCCTGTAATCTCATTGCTGGATGATACCAGCCAGCCAAGTGTCTCACATCTAATGCTTCTAATAGTCTTTCTAATGTAGTAGAATGTATTTCGACCAAGCTTTGACCTgagatattaaattattaagtaCTACACTATAATTGTTTACATACGAAGCAAACTATGAGGACTTGTATTATTCTAATGTATTACAGTAGTCTGAGAGAAAATCCTGCCGTGTGTATTGCAATTGCCATTAGTACTCacggtctaataataatatcagaAGAAAACGGACAGAATTTTCCAGCAGAATCGATTTATAAATGTAGTTAATATACAAGTGTCAGGTAGCAATTGTGTGGGTTACAGATAGTAGAAAATTAGAGAGTCAAATTCTAGGGTGAAAAAGTAGAAAACAGTGCATCATTAAAGTACCATTAAAATTAGTGAAAATTCACCGTCTTGGGTACGGATACAGTCCAAAATTTCGTGCATGCCTGTTCTCAAGGCTTCATTTTCTTCTATAACCAATTGCAAATTCTGTTGCAATGTCGATATCTTTGTTTTGTTATACAACTTcgaatcagtttcaaataatttcgtaGAATGTAAAAATTCTTCACTATCACCTACTATACTACTCGAAAAATCGAACTCTTTAGTAGTTCTGCTTAATTTATACTTTAGTACCCTTATCtagaaaatatttgttttaaatagaaaatatgttacgattaaaaaatagaaattcattGTTTACAAATGTTTTGATCTTACATCAGACTTCATTTCCAAATTTTCTTCGACAAGCATTTTATTTTGTTGCATAAGTTCTTCCAATCTCTTGGCCTCTCGTTTACGTTTCTCTAAAATATTCTGTATCGACACTGATTCATCTTCTGGGATTCCTAACTTCTCTCTAAGTGTCCGCATcattaatattacaattaatttatagtaactttataaatgaaatataataaattccagtaataaaagaaaataatacataattacCTAAGAGTAATAATCTCCATTTCCTGATATGAATTTAGCATTTCTAATTTATTGACGACATTAATTAATTCTCTTATACGTTCATTTTTATCTTCCAAAACATTCTTTATTTCCTTTATTTCGTTTATGGCATCTGTTAATCCTTCATTACCATCTtcatatttttttaatgttgCTAATATATCACAAAACTAAATACAAATATTAGTAAATGTTTCATTGTTAAATTttaaatactaaatatataGTAAACTAACTTTACTACTTCTTAAATTCGCGTCTTCCTCTGCCTCTATTATCTTCATTTGCAATTTGGATATCTGCTCATTTGCATTGTGTAGCTTTTTCAATAAATCTTTAACATCCTTCTTTCTACTGTTTTTTCCAACTCTGTATGAAATATGTATAGATTAAACTTTATCaccaatattatttattaaaattaatatacatACTTCTGGGCATCtgcttttaatttttctatcaaTGCAGCACTGTTATTAATTTCAGCAACAGCTTCCTGAAGCTGtgtttttaattcaattataattttgtCACGACAATCTATCTCTTCATTTAAGTGAACTATTTCAGATTTGTTCTGTTCCTGAACCGTAACTGTTGACTGCATAAGTGACTGTGATAAATTTTCTTGTAACTGTTGAATTGTTGAATCTTTTTCATCTAGTACAGCCTAATtaaacaaatgttacaataagaatataattaactaaCACTGAGTAAGTTAGAAACAACACTTATACCTTCCATTCATTAATTCTTGTATCAATTGCTGCACCAAATTCATCTATCGCTTTATCTCTATCTACCTGTTGTGCTGCTACTTCTTCAATTTGAGCAACTAATGCAGCATTTTCACGTTCCAAGTAACATACCTTTTCTGAAAAAGATTTCTTTCAGTTTATAAACTTATTGTTATTAAGATTAAACGGAATGATGTTCAGATACCTTTGTATTCTATGGATTTAATTTGTGTAGAACATAATTCTTCTGTCATCTCATTCATTTTATCTGTAGCACCTTCCATTTCTTGTGTTAATGTTGTTAATTGttcttttaaaataatattgtccTTTTCTAAACTCTAGGGATACAAATAGAGTACTAAATCAtattaataacattttttcTTGCTTAAACTTACCTCTAATTCTGACATCAAAAGTTTTATTTTTGAATTTATGCCTGGTAATTCATTGCTGTCTGTTTCATCCAAATGCTTAAAATGGTTATGTAAATTTTTTATAaagattattataaatatatatttattacacaGTTAATAGAATATCTTACTTTAGATAAATCATCGGTTTCATGTTGTGTAATAGTTGCATCCTGTTCTATATAAAAAAATGTTGGATAATTTTTCAGAACATTGTActtataaattgaaataaattaaacCCTATAATTAACTTTGACTACAGAGTATTTGAAAATGCTACATGTCAAATGAATGCTGCAGTGATCATAACAATTAAGTCACTACTGTAAGAAATAATATAGCATAAAGTTTATGAGCTTAAGTAATATGTATCATTTATGTATGTACATCTCTCATTAAATGGCTATAAGCAGTGTACGCATACGAAGACTTAAGCAATAAGTCTCATTTCAATTATGACATACATATTACCTTTTTTTTTACGCTTAGCTGGTTCAGGTTTCATAGAAGAAATAGTCTGTTTTAATTCGCTGCATTCTAAGAGCAACGATTCTACCTAAGAAAGAAACagatattaaaatatcaaacTCTGTTGTACTGGACAGCATTCTAAATAATCTATTACAATGCTGCTGTACAGACAAACAGAAAATCTACTACAAAAAATTAAAGACATCTGTTATTAACGTATAGTAACCAAAACAATTTTAATTAAGAAAAAcatcaaatatttatttttacttgATTGTCTTTATACTGTAAGA contains:
- the Cep290 gene encoding centrosomal protein 290kDa isoform X1, which gives rise to MGRTDWVRILASDPSSLTDDDMEDLYPTLISCDIDEINDIHNLRTIMKLSQEVLQYKDNQVESLLLECSELKQTISSMKPEPAKRKKKEQDATITQHETDDLSKHLDETDSNELPGINSKIKLLMSELESLEKDNIILKEQLTTLTQEMEGATDKMNEMTEELCSTQIKSIEYKEKVCYLERENAALVAQIEEVAAQQVDRDKAIDEFGAAIDTRINEWKAVLDEKDSTIQQLQENLSQSLMQSTVTVQEQNKSEIVHLNEEIDCRDKIIIELKTQLQEAVAEINNSAALIEKLKADAQKVGKNSRKKDVKDLLKKLHNANEQISKLQMKIIEAEEDANLRSSKFCDILATLKKYEDGNEGLTDAINEIKEIKNVLEDKNERIRELINVVNKLEMLNSYQEMEIITLREKLGIPEDESVSIQNILEKRKREAKRLEELMQQNKMLVEENLEMKSDIRVLKYKLSRTTKEFDFSSSIVGDSEEFLHSTKLFETDSKLYNKTKISTLQQNLQLVIEENEALRTGMHEILDCIRTQDGQSLVEIHSTTLERLLEALDVRHLAGWYHPAMRLQEHLNVVQGTNTELRGQLKLLRKELQRKDHILQTLALNKDTNIETIYAEESDNDKIAMYLTEMKKLQEAYENETDEWDRQKDSLMQENDKLINEIDKLKMQLEVYERSMKIFEEDDDELRKGFATKTKEYVEIAGEMLIANRKNDVLQQLLNNEIMKGYQEQKETIKNETNLRKSLADTNKHNKTLQREISTLRSNLFNSVSKTTYNELKEKHQELSIRIRNLLENNIVLQNEKEVQALKNELELVKQQKNQIVNLMKKEIVYGTEEDLVRQLKEANTNELLEKQRADHITNLHEILQVQFSKCEGNIKDVLAAKTELQEELIILHKRLTKEMSFEKFDTLDDNKIKELEDNNEELKLEIENLKKLLQISQDEAEKQYSLNSMKTLELDNLRHQILDLQAISEDKATISRLNFELSSKNISEMELNARKVQLEKKVSYLQEELDKSRVTCEGLRSYVQDCRKQCENRCRAYVDVIGFLQNQYAGCTSISALDRITSLSSKLKDERQSIDSELLSAKENRLDTKLQQETLTNRLQIVESLKDILEQQIGSNSVQDIMQRFSEYSQYTLNDFKYQRKMTQLENELKIANNKFIEYESLITTMEHEMIQSQKAWGKSQDQQSKIDTRNIGTNTASSTIKHETVQAMVSTKSVEIQTDPYTCCLEKKNTSEVEVQTTSILNDISLNEESQSTEKKLDQIEETNCKDTEINKEEKLESFKMENKQKEQMIDDEISVSLKMRKEEEKRIGNNQEISLLRDQLNQALKLASERSATLVKYELEIAECRAKVEALNTTIENKDLQLKQKEKLLEEYKLAPQSQLLGTESSSKLALKSTINSLQQLVEQKEETIARYQSLLKEDRDEHSKAAARLQEEIRSLHCRVQSMQVEAQKVTTQQGNVITEPENLNDKVKEAATRVDVKNSIKQTEEIARLNETVSTLEADLNITRELSDRWHLLAEERLKHMDRMRERLEEQHKSELESYRGELKKWQSEACTLRKQLSENRMLVAKGNISLMKELQEKDDKINELGLTCQQLQNEVELMETRSQRAVTQRETESKVNEVTQTRDQPQPVDAVRKQLQSLLEKEKTYKQEISDLKHQLSRRYMAVKAQERKVFQRETQLEHKVKLLESDLEKARAQLDREYLAQEAKKTKTAEELLLWEKQKKWQQTAEKLKQKLKEKTEEHTKLLSSYDKLRLVVTCMEREKWYLKRKLKMENGVIAGGLSARSVPITQQNVMEQLQNECHVLRDRIKELTDRLENEDSEKLLLKIDEQKRRIAALEIISQGSNCVTAQLEKLEMTKEILEKMNLTLESENFELRLEVEKMNADAPKLREKVEHLEKYIKLLKVEKSSDSSPRLSDKELQEYSAKKSNIEMEKTIFTLKRIIEKLQMENKRLRMGSKKNHVIPQGKLSGRHTDSLLQEQYEEAQKRVVALETDLQLAEQRLVALQTIQKEDENGELKVLKEQLSHKSELLDKVKHLLSRAAINEKTLRQRVQQLESRQTLSTIPECYLTPPSPE